From the genome of Streptomyces sp. NBC_01341, one region includes:
- the rplA gene encoding 50S ribosomal protein L1, which produces MKRSKNLRAADAKIDRERQYAPLEAVRIAKDTATTKFDSTVEVAFALGVDPRKADQMVRGTVNLPHGTGKTARVLVFATGDRAAAAEAAGADIVGADELIDEVAKGRLDFDAVVATPDLMGKVGRLGRVLGPRGLMPNPKTGTVTPDVVKAVNDIKGGKIEFRVDKHSNLHFIIGKTSFDDTKLVENYGAALEEILRLKPSAAKGRFIKKATMSTTMGPGIPLDANRVRNLLVEEDPAAV; this is translated from the coding sequence GTGAAGCGCAGCAAGAACCTCCGCGCTGCGGACGCGAAGATCGACCGGGAGCGCCAGTACGCCCCGCTCGAGGCCGTCCGTATCGCCAAGGACACCGCCACCACGAAGTTCGACAGCACCGTCGAGGTCGCGTTTGCCCTGGGTGTAGACCCGCGCAAGGCCGACCAGATGGTCCGTGGCACCGTGAACCTCCCGCACGGCACCGGCAAGACCGCCCGGGTCCTGGTCTTCGCGACCGGTGACCGTGCTGCGGCCGCGGAAGCCGCGGGCGCCGACATCGTCGGCGCCGACGAGCTCATCGACGAGGTGGCGAAGGGCCGTCTGGACTTCGACGCCGTCGTCGCCACGCCGGACCTCATGGGCAAGGTCGGCCGCCTGGGCCGCGTGCTCGGTCCGCGTGGTCTGATGCCGAACCCGAAGACCGGCACCGTCACCCCCGATGTCGTCAAGGCTGTCAACGACATCAAGGGCGGAAAGATCGAGTTCCGCGTCGACAAGCACTCGAACCTGCACTTCATCATCGGAAAGACCTCTTTCGATGACACGAAGCTGGTCGAGAACTACGGCGCGGCCCTGGAGGAGATCCTCCGTCTGAAGCCGTCCGCCGCGAAGGGTCGCTTCATCAAGAAGGCGACCATGAGCACGACGATGGGCCCCGGCATCCCGCTGGACGCCAACCGCGTGCGCAACCTCCTCGTCGAGGAGGACCCGGCCGCCGTCTGA
- the rplJ gene encoding 50S ribosomal protein L10, whose product MARPDKAAAVAELTDQFRSSNAAVLTEYRGLTVAQLKTLRRSLGENAQYAVVKNTLTKIAANEAGIDTLDDLFAGPTAVAFITGDPVESAKGLRDFAKDNPNLIIKGGVLDGKALSADEIKKLADLESREVLLAKLAGAMKGKQTQAAQLFQALPSKFVRTAEALRAKKAEQGGAGTPAPAEAAE is encoded by the coding sequence ATGGCAAGGCCCGACAAGGCTGCCGCGGTAGCCGAGCTGACGGACCAGTTCCGCAGCTCGAACGCCGCCGTGCTGACCGAGTACCGGGGTCTCACCGTGGCGCAGCTCAAGACGCTGCGTCGTTCGCTCGGTGAGAACGCCCAGTACGCCGTGGTGAAGAACACGCTGACCAAGATTGCGGCCAACGAGGCCGGGATCGACACGCTGGACGACCTCTTCGCAGGTCCGACGGCGGTTGCCTTCATCACCGGTGACCCGGTGGAGTCGGCGAAGGGTCTTCGTGACTTCGCCAAGGACAACCCCAACCTCATCATCAAGGGCGGTGTCCTTGACGGTAAGGCGCTGTCCGCCGATGAGATCAAGAAGCTCGCGGACCTCGAGTCCCGCGAGGTGCTGCTCGCCAAGCTGGCCGGCGCCATGAAGGGCAAGCAGACTCAGGCTGCGCAGCTCTTCCAGGCTCTGCCGTCGAAGTTCGTCCGCACCGCGGAAGCGCTTCGCGCCAAGAAGGCCGAGCAGGGCGGTGCCGGTACGCCGGCTCCCGCCGAGGCCGCCGAGTAA
- the rplK gene encoding 50S ribosomal protein L11 encodes MPPKKKKITGLIKLQINAGAANPAPPVGPALGQHGVNIMEFCKAYNAATESQRGMVVPVEITVYEDRSFTFITKTPPAAKLILKAAGVDKGSGEPHKTKVAKLTAAQVREIATTKLPDLNANDLDAASKIIAGTARSMGITVEG; translated from the coding sequence ATGCCTCCCAAGAAGAAGAAGATCACGGGGCTTATCAAGCTCCAGATCAACGCCGGTGCGGCCAACCCGGCACCGCCGGTCGGCCCCGCACTGGGCCAGCACGGCGTCAACATCATGGAGTTCTGCAAGGCCTACAACGCCGCGACCGAGTCGCAGCGTGGCATGGTCGTGCCGGTGGAGATCACGGTCTACGAGGACCGCTCCTTCACCTTCATCACGAAGACTCCGCCGGCCGCCAAGCTGATCCTCAAGGCCGCGGGTGTGGACAAGGGCTCCGGCGAGCCGCACAAGACCAAGGTCGCCAAGCTGACGGCTGCCCAGGTCCGCGAGATCGCCACGACCAAGCTCCCCGACCTGAACGCCAACGACCTCGACGCCGCGTCGAAGATCATCGCTGGCACCGCCCGTTCCATGGGCATCACGGTCGAAGGCTGA
- the secE gene encoding preprotein translocase subunit SecE has protein sequence MTDAVGSIDMPDAEDEAPESKKKARKGGKRGKKGPLGRLALFYRQIIAELRKVVWPTRNQLSTYTAVVIAFVVVMIGLVTVIDFGFARVIKYVFG, from the coding sequence GTGACGGACGCCGTGGGCTCCATCGACATGCCTGATGCCGAGGACGAAGCCCCCGAGTCGAAGAAGAAGGCCCGGAAGGGCGGCAAGCGCGGCAAGAAGGGCCCTCTGGGCCGTCTCGCGTTGTTCTACCGCCAGATCATCGCTGAGCTCCGCAAGGTCGTATGGCCGACGCGCAACCAGCTCTCGACCTATACGGCCGTGGTGATCGCATTCGTGGTCGTGATGATCGGTCTCGTCACCGTGATTGACTTCGGATTCGCGCGGGTCATCAAGTACGTCTTCGGCTGA
- the nusG gene encoding transcription termination/antitermination protein NusG has product MSDPNLNDDAEPTASAVESAEDELDIVEAADAVAPDQVEAADAAEDEQAESAEDDAVSDEDGSDEDDEDDEAVATEDEEDVEEAEPVDPVTALRDELRGLPGEWYVIHTYAGYEKRVKANLEQRAVSLNVEDFIYQAEVPEEEIVQIKNGERKNVRQNKLPGYVLVRMDLTNESWGVVRNTPGVTGFVGNAYDPYPLTLDEIVKMLAPEAEEKAAREAAEAEGKPAPARKVEVQVLDFEVGDSVTVTDGPFATLQATINEINADSKKVKGLVEIFGRETPVELSFDQIQKN; this is encoded by the coding sequence GTGTCTGACCCGAACCTGAACGACGACGCCGAGCCCACGGCGAGCGCCGTCGAGTCCGCCGAGGACGAGCTCGACATCGTCGAGGCGGCGGATGCCGTGGCCCCGGACCAGGTCGAAGCTGCTGACGCCGCCGAGGACGAGCAGGCCGAGTCCGCCGAGGACGACGCTGTTTCCGACGAGGACGGGTCCGACGAGGACGACGAGGACGACGAAGCGGTCGCCACCGAGGACGAGGAAGACGTCGAGGAGGCCGAACCGGTCGACCCCGTCACCGCCCTGCGCGACGAGCTCCGCGGACTTCCCGGCGAGTGGTACGTCATCCACACGTACGCCGGTTACGAGAAGCGCGTGAAGGCCAACCTGGAGCAGCGCGCCGTCTCGCTCAACGTCGAGGACTTCATCTACCAGGCCGAAGTGCCCGAGGAAGAGATCGTCCAGATCAAGAACGGCGAGCGCAAGAACGTCCGCCAGAACAAGCTCCCGGGTTACGTCCTGGTGCGCATGGACCTGACGAACGAGTCGTGGGGCGTCGTCCGCAACACGCCCGGCGTCACCGGCTTCGTCGGCAACGCCTACGACCCGTACCCGCTGACGCTGGACGAGATCGTCAAGATGCTCGCCCCCGAGGCCGAGGAGAAGGCGGCCCGCGAGGCGGCCGAGGCCGAGGGCAAGCCGGCTCCCGCCCGCAAGGTCGAGGTCCAGGTGCTGGACTTCGAGGTCGGCGACTCGGTCACCGTCACCGACGGCCCGTTCGCGACACTGCAGGCGACGATCAACGAGATCAACGCCGACTCGAAGAAGGTCAAGGGCCTCGTCGAGATCTTCGGCCGCGAGACCCCGGTCGAGCTCAGCTTCGACCAGATCCAGAAGAACTGA